A section of the Oncorhynchus tshawytscha isolate Ot180627B linkage group LG09, Otsh_v2.0, whole genome shotgun sequence genome encodes:
- the vps26c gene encoding vacuolar protein sorting-associated protein 26C isoform X1, whose translation MSASLDIRLKRANKVYHEGEVLAGVVAIVSKEAVQHQGITLTMEGIVNLQLSSKSVGVFEAFYNSVKPIQLITSNIEVVKQGKVPGGKTEIPFEFPLHTKGNKVLYETYHGVFVNIQYTLRCDMKRSLLAKDLSKTCEFMVHCLPQKAKLQPTPVDFTITPETLQNVRERSLLPKFLIRGHLDATNCVITKPLTGELVVESSDVAIKSIELQLVRVETCGCAEGYARDATEIQNIQIAEGDVCHSLPIPIYMVFPRLFTCPTLETINFKVEFEVNVVIVLHDEHLITENFPLKLCRA comes from the exons GAGGTCCTTGCCGGTGTTGTGGCGATAGTTAGTAAGGAGGCGGTCCAGCACCAGGGCATCACTCTCACCATGGAGGGAATTGTCAACCTACAGCTTAGCTCCAAGAGTGTGGGAGTCTTTGAGGCCTTCTACAACTCTGTTAAG CCCATTCAACTTATCACGAGCAACATTGAAGTGGTAAAGCAAGGCAAGGTGCCTGGAGGCAAGACAGAGATTCCCTTTGAGTTCCCCCTGCACACAAAGGGCAACAAAGTGCTGTATGAGACCTACCATGGCGTTTTCGTCAACATTCAG TACACCCTCCGTTGTGACATGAAGCGCTCCTTGTTGGCCAAAGACCTGAGCAAGACCTGTGAATTCATGGTGCACTGTCTG CCACAGAAAGCCAAGCTGCAACCCACCCCGGTAGACTTCACCATCACGCCAGAGACCCTGCAGAATGTCCGCGAG AGGAGTTTGCTGCCCAAGTTCCTGATCCGGGGCCACCTGGATGCCACCAACTGTGTGATCACTAAGCCCCTGACTGGAGAACTGGTGGTGGAGAGCTCTGATGTGGCCATCAAGAGCATCGAGCTACAGCTGGTCCGCGTAGAGACCTGCG GCTGTGCTGAGGGCTATGCCAGAGATGCCACAGAGATCCAGAACATCCAGATAGCAGAGGGAGATGTCTGCCACagcctccccatccccatctacaTGGTCTTCCCCAGGCTCTTTACCTGCCCTACCCTTGAGACCATCAACTTTAAAGTCG AGTTTGAGGTGAATGTGGTGATTGTCCTCCATGACGAACATCTGATCACTGAGAACTTTCCTCTGAAGCTGTGCCGAGCGTGA
- the vps26c gene encoding vacuolar protein sorting-associated protein 26C isoform X2 — protein MEGIVNLQLSSKSVGVFEAFYNSVKPIQLITSNIEVVKQGKVPGGKTEIPFEFPLHTKGNKVLYETYHGVFVNIQYTLRCDMKRSLLAKDLSKTCEFMVHCLPQKAKLQPTPVDFTITPETLQNVRERSLLPKFLIRGHLDATNCVITKPLTGELVVESSDVAIKSIELQLVRVETCGCAEGYARDATEIQNIQIAEGDVCHSLPIPIYMVFPRLFTCPTLETINFKVEFEVNVVIVLHDEHLITENFPLKLCRA, from the exons ATGGAGGGAATTGTCAACCTACAGCTTAGCTCCAAGAGTGTGGGAGTCTTTGAGGCCTTCTACAACTCTGTTAAG CCCATTCAACTTATCACGAGCAACATTGAAGTGGTAAAGCAAGGCAAGGTGCCTGGAGGCAAGACAGAGATTCCCTTTGAGTTCCCCCTGCACACAAAGGGCAACAAAGTGCTGTATGAGACCTACCATGGCGTTTTCGTCAACATTCAG TACACCCTCCGTTGTGACATGAAGCGCTCCTTGTTGGCCAAAGACCTGAGCAAGACCTGTGAATTCATGGTGCACTGTCTG CCACAGAAAGCCAAGCTGCAACCCACCCCGGTAGACTTCACCATCACGCCAGAGACCCTGCAGAATGTCCGCGAG AGGAGTTTGCTGCCCAAGTTCCTGATCCGGGGCCACCTGGATGCCACCAACTGTGTGATCACTAAGCCCCTGACTGGAGAACTGGTGGTGGAGAGCTCTGATGTGGCCATCAAGAGCATCGAGCTACAGCTGGTCCGCGTAGAGACCTGCG GCTGTGCTGAGGGCTATGCCAGAGATGCCACAGAGATCCAGAACATCCAGATAGCAGAGGGAGATGTCTGCCACagcctccccatccccatctacaTGGTCTTCCCCAGGCTCTTTACCTGCCCTACCCTTGAGACCATCAACTTTAAAGTCG AGTTTGAGGTGAATGTGGTGATTGTCCTCCATGACGAACATCTGATCACTGAGAACTTTCCTCTGAAGCTGTGCCGAGCGTGA